Within Kutzneria chonburiensis, the genomic segment ATGCAGTGAAGACAAGGCGCGGCACCGATCTGTGACAGCTACGCCGTGCGGGCGGTGAGGAACCTGATCAGCTCGGACCACTCGCCGAGCACGGCGGGCGGCAGGGGCAAGGTGGCGAGGCAGTCGAGGGCGAGGGTGGCGTGGCGGCGGGCGTAGGCGAGGGTGGACTCGCCGGCGTGGGAGAGGTCGAGGGCGGCGACGACGGAGGCGAAGTCGCTGAGGGTGGGGACGGACTCCACGAGCAGGAGCTCGGTCAAATGCCTCGACGCCGGACCGGGATCGGCGAGCCCGAAGACGACCGGCAGGCACAGGCGGCGGGCGGCGATGTCGGTGCCGACGGGCTTGCCGGTGCAAGCCGGGTCGCCCCAGATGCCGAGCCAGTCGTCGATGGCCTGGAAGGCGAGGCCGAGGTGGAAGCCGCAGCGGCCGAGCTCGGCGGTGGAAGTGGGATCGGCGTCGGCGAGCACAGCGCCGATACGGCAAGAGGCGGCCAACAATGCGCCGGACTTGGCGGCGGCCAGCTGTTCCCAATGGGCGACGGAAGGCTCGGGGCCGGTGTGCAGGTCCTCGGCCTGCCCCCAGCACAACCGGGTCATCGCGGCGGCGAGCTCGGACTGGGCGGCGGGGAGGCCGTCGAGGGTGGCGACGGCGGAAGCCAACAGGGCGTCGCCGGCGAGGAGGGTGACGGAGGTGCCGAACACGCGCCACGCGGCCAATCGGCCGCGGCGCTCCGGGTCGCCGTCCATGATGTCGTCGTGCAGCAAGGAAAACTCGTGCACGAGCTGCACGGCGGTGGCACCGGCGACGGCCCGTTCCACACCGGAGCCGACGGATCGCGCAGCCAGGAACACGAGGGCCGGACGGAGCATCTTGCCCCGACGAGCGGCCATCGGAACGCCGTGGCGGTCGGTGAGCCCGCAGTGGTAGCCGGCGACGGCACGAAGGCGCGGGTGCAAGCCGCTGATGGCCCGGAAGATGGCGGGCGTGGTCAACGCCGCGGCCAAGGGCAAGATCCCGGCCCGCTGCTCCGGCTGCAGGGCGGTCATCACCATGCCGGATCGCGGACCACGGCGACGAACTCGTCGAGCAGCACGGCTCCACGTGATTGTCCGGCCATTTCCCCCGCCCCACTTCGGTCGCACGCGAGTGATGCAGCGTGTCCCGTAACCGTGAGTACGGCAAGGAGGTGTTCCAAGGTCCGGCACAACGGTCAGGACGAGCGCGTGACGGGCAACGCCAGTGCGGTGCCGGCGAGCATCAACGCGGTGCTGACGACGAGGGTAACGCGCAAGTCCAGGGTGCCCGACAAGCCTCCGAGAAGTGCGCCGACGGGCTGGGTGCCGTAGACCAGGAACCGCCAACCGGCGTTGACGCGGGACACCTGGTCGGGGGCAACGAGAGTCTGGCGGAAGGTCTGCTGGTTGACGCCGTACAACGACGGCCCGACACCGCGAAAGACCTGGGAGAGCAAGGCCGGACCGACAACGAGGACAAAGCCGGCGAGCGACGACACGAGCATGCCGAGCACGAAGGTCCGGCCGGGGCCGAGGCGGCGTGTGACCGTGGGCGTGACGAGGGCACCGAGCATGCCGGCGACACCGGCGACGGTCACCAAGACGCCGACCAGCCAAGGCGAAAAGCCCAGCACATGAATCAAATACAGCGCCAAGACGGTGTTCTGCATCTGACCGCCGAGCGCGCCGAGAGTGGCGGCGATCGTCACGGGCCGCAGCACGGGATGCGTGAAGGCGATGCGCAGCCCACCGAAGAGATCAGCCTTGTGCCGCACGGCGACGGGCACGCCGGGGACTGTGATCCGGAGCTTGCACAGGGCCGCGACCAGGAACGACGCGGCGTCGACGATCATGGCCAGCGGCGCGGCGAGCAGCGCGACGAGGCCGGTGCCGAGGGCCGACCCGGTCACATTGACGGTCGAGCTGGTCAGCATCAGGGCGCTGTTGGCCGACAGCAGTTGCTCACGCGGCACGAGCATGGGCGTGAACGACTGTCCGGCAACGGCGTCGAACAGGGCGCATACGCCGGCCAGGACGACCACGACGTACAGCTGGGCCAGGCTGAGCACGCCGAACGCCGCAGCCAACGGAACCGAGCCGATCAGCACCAGCTGACCGAGGTCGGCCAACACGAGGATTCGCTTGTACGGCAAGCGATCCACCCACACGCCGGCCGGCAGGCCGAGCACGAGGTGCGGCAGAAAGCCGGCCGCGCCGAGGATACCCATGTCGACCGGCGAAGCGTGCAGGGCAACCACCGCGACCAGCGGCAAAGCCACCGTCGTCACGCTGGATCCCAGTAGCGACACCGAGTTCCCGACGAACAGCCGGCGAAAGTCCCCCGTGAAGATCATGGCCTCGACGGTAGAGCAGACGGACCCGCTTCAAGCGGGTCCGCTGCTCTCAGCGGAACGGGTCAGATGTTGCGTCGGTACTGACCGCCGACCTCGAAGAACGCCTCGGTGATCTGGCCGAGGGTGCACACCCGGGCGGCGTCCATGAGCACGGCGAAGACATTCTCGCCGGTGGTGGCGGCGGTGCGCAGCCGGGCCAGCGCGTCGGCGGCGTCGGAGCGGTGCCGGTGCTGGAAGTCCAGGGTCCGGTCGACCTGGGACTCCTTCTCCTGCTCGGTGGCACGGGCCAGCTCGATCTCCACCGGCCCCTCGTCGACCTGCGGCGCGAGGAAGGTGTTCACACCGATCAGCGGCAGCGTGCCGTTGTGCTTGCGCTGCTCGTACAGCATCGACTCGTCCTGGATCCGGCCACGCTGGTAGCCGGTCTCCATGGCGCCGAGCACGCCACCGCGCTCGGAGATCCGGTCGAACTCGGCCAGCACGGCCTCCTCGACCAGGTCGGTCAGCTCGTCGATGACGAACGAACCCTGCAACGGGTTCTCGTTCATCGACAGGCCCCACTCCTTGTTGATGATCAGCTGGATGGCCATGGCCCGACGCACCGAGCTCTCCGTCGGGGTGGTGACGGCCTCGTCATAGGCGTTGGTGTGCAAGCTGTTGCAGTTGTCGTACAGCGCGCACAGGGCCTGCAGCGTGGTGCGGATGTCGTTGAAGTTCATCTCCTGCGCGTGCAGCGACCGCCCCGAGGTCTGCACGTGGTACTTGAACTTCTGCGACCGCTCGTTGGCCCCGTAGCGGTCCCGCATGGCCACCGCCCAGATCCGCCGGGCCACCCGGCCGATCACGCTGTACTCGGCGTCCATCCCGTTGGAGAAGAAGAACGACAGGTTGGCCGCGAAGTCGTCGATGCTCATGCCGCGGGCCAGGTAGGACTCGACGTAGGTGAACCCGTTGGCCAGCGTGAAGGCCAGCTGGCTGATCGGGTTGGCCCCGGCCTCGGCGATGTGGTAGCCGGAGATCGACACCGAGTAGAAGTTGCGCACCTTGTTGGCGATGAACCATTCCTGGATGTCGGCCATCATGCGCAGGCTGAACTCGGTGGAGAAGATGCAGGTGTTCTGGCCCTGGTCCTCCTTGAGGATGTCGGCCTGCACCGTGCCGCGCACGTTGGCCAGCGCCCACGCCCGCAGCTCGGCCGACTCCTGCGCGTCGGGCTCACGGTCGTGCTCGGCCCGGAACGCCTCGACCCGCTGGTCGATCGCGGTGTTGAGGAAGTACGCCAGGATCGTCGGGGCCGGGCCGTTGATCGTCATCGACACCGAGGTGGTCGGCGAGGTGAGGTCGAAGCCGTCGTAGAGGGCCTTCATGTCCTCCAGCGACGCGATGGACACGCCGGAGGTGCCGATCTTGCCGTAGACGTCCGGCGGGGTGTCGGGGTCGCGGCCGTAGAGGGTGACGGAGTCGAAGGCGGTGGACAGGCGGGTCGCCGCCGAGCCCTCGGACAGCAGCTTGAACCGCTTGTTGGTACGGAACGCGTCGCCCTCGCCGGCGAACATCCGGGCCGGGTCCTCCCCGTCCCGCTTGAACGGGAAAACGCCTGCCGTGTAAGGGAAGCGACCGGGCAGGTTCTCGTTGCGCAGCCAGCGCAGCAGGGTGCCCTCGTCGTCGAACCGCGGCAGGCTGACCCGGCGCACCTTGTTGCCGGACAGCGTCTCCCGGGTCAGCTCGGTGCGGATCTCCTTGTCCCGCACCCGGAACACCAGCTCGTCGCCGGAGTACTGCTCGACCGTGCGCGGCCAGTCGGCCAGCAGGTCGGCGCTGTCCCGGTCCACCTTGCGCTCGCTGGCCTCCACCAGCTCGGAAAGGTCCGAAGTGGACTTTCCGGCGGCGTCCAAGGCTTTCTGCGCCTGTACGAGATGCGTGTGCGCGCGGACGGCCTCGACCTGCTCGCCGGTCCGCTTGTGGTACGTGCGAACGGTGTCGGCGATGTCGGAAAGGTAGCGGGCCCGAGCCGCCGGCACGATGGTGGACGCCGAGGTCGACACCTTGCCCTCGACCACCGGCAGCACACCGTGCTCGAAACCCAACTCCGCCAATAGATGCTGGTACAGCGCGGTGACGCCGTCGTCGTTGAAGGTGGCGGCGCTGGTGCCGAAGACCGGCATGTCCTGCCACGTCGAGCCGAACGCCTCGCGGTTGCGCACCAGCTGGCGGGCCACGTCCCGGCGGGCGTCCTCGGCCCCACGGCGCTCGAACTTGTTGATCGCCACCGCGTCGGCGAAGTCCAGCATGTCGATCTTCTCCAGCTGTGACGCGGCGCCGAACTCCGGCGTCATCACGTACAGCGAGTGGTCGACGAAGGGCACGATCGCGGCGTCGCCCTGGCCGATGCCCGGCGTCTCCACGACGATCAGGTCGGCGCCGGCGGCCTTGCAGGCCAGGATGGCGTCGGCCAGGCCGTCCGGCACCTCGGCGCCGGCCCGGCGCGTTGCCATGGAACGGAAGAAGACCCGCTCACGGTCCAGGCAGTTCATCCGAATCCGGTCGCCCAGCAGCGCGCCGCCGCCGCGCCGCCGTGACGGGTCGACGGCCAGCACCGCGATGTGCAGCTTGTCCTGCTGGTCGAGGCGGAACCGGCGGACCATCTCGTCGGTCAGCGAGGACTTGCCGGAGCCGCCGGTGCCGGTGATGCCCAGCACGGGCACCCGCCGGTCGCCGACCGCGTCGGCCATGGCCGCCCGCAGCTGGTCGGACAGCTTGCCGGCCTCGATCACCGTGATGGCCCGGGACAGCGCGTCCTGCGCGCCGGTGAACAGGCCGTCCCAGCTGGCCGGGACGGTCTCGGACAGGTCGGTGTCGCAGGACTCGACCATGGTGTTGATCATCTGGGCCAGGCCCATGTGCTGGCCGTCGGCCGGCGAGAAGATGCGGGCCACGCCCCGCGAGTGCAGCAGCTCGATCTCCCGCGGCACGATCACGCCGCCCCCGCCGCCGTACACCTTGACGTGCCCGGCGCCGCGCTCGCGCAGCAGCTCCACCAGGTACGTGAAGTACTCGACGTGCCCGCCCTGGTAGGCGCTGATCGCGACGCCCTGCGCGTCCTCCTGGATCGCCGCGGTGACGACCTCGTCCACCGACCGGTTGTGGCCCAGGTGGATCACCTCGGCGCCCTGCGACTGGAGGATGCGCCGCATGATGTTGATCGCGGCGTCGTGCCCGTCGAACAGGCTGGCGGCGGTGATGAACCGGACCGGGTTGCTCGGCTTGTGGAGAGCAGCGGTTCCGCTCATGGCGACTCCTCGGGGTGACCTCCTAAATACTTTGCCTTCCTACTATCGGGAGTGCAACTAATCGGCGGGGAGGCTTCGCTCACACGCCTCCCGAAAACCGGACTCGACCGGCGGAAACGACAGATCAGGTTAACGGCGTTCAGCCATTCGGCGACCAGCGACGATCAGCCCTGTTGGCGCGCGCTACCCGCAAGTAGGGTCCCACTCCGGGTGCCGCCACACCTCACCCGCTCACATCAGGACTGAGGAGATCCCTATGCGCGTGAGCAAGGTCGTGGTCGCGGTGCTGGCGCTGGCGGGGCTGACCGCCGGGACGGCGAGCGCCGACGGGACCGGGTCGCTGCGGCTGTCCGAGGCCACCACCGTCGGCATCCACAACACCTACGACACCGCCGCGTACCAGTACCTGGCGCAGTCGCTGGACGCCGGCGCGAACCTGGTCGAGCTGGACGCCTGGTTCAACGTCTTCACGCACAAGTGGAACGTCAGCCACAGCAACCCGATCGGCAGCGACAACAACTGCGTGCAGGCCAAGTCGCCGACCGCCAACCTGTACGGCGGCACGCGCAACCAGAACCTCAACGACTGCCTCGACGACATCAACGTGTGGCTGGGCAACCACCCCGGCGCCGGGCCGCTGACCGTCAAGATCGAGCTCAAGGCCGGGTTCGCCGGCAACATCGGGATGGGCCCGGACACCCTCGACAGCTACGTGCACAACAGCCTTGGCAGCCGGGTGTTCCGGCCGATCGACCTGCTCGGCTCGTACCCGACGCTGGACGACGCGGCCAAGGCGAACAACTGGCCGACCCGGGCGGCGATGGCCGGCAAGGTCATGGTGGAGATCATTCCCGGCACGGTCGAGGAGCAGAACCCGACCGACCACCTGTGGACCGACGTCGAGTACGCCCAGTACATGAAGGGCCTGGCCGCGGCCGGCAACCTTGCCCAGGCACAGATCTTCCCGGCCGTCCACAACGCGGCGTCCGGCGACCCGCGCACCCGGTACAGCGACACGTCGCTGCGCCCGTGGTTCGTGGTGTTCGACGGCGACGCCAGCGGCTACATCGACGGCGGCATCGACACCTCGTTCTACGTGAACAACCACTACTTCCTGATCATGACCGACGCGGAGAACGTCAAGCCGGCCATCGACGACGTGAACCCGACCGTGCAGCAGGCCCAGGACCGGGTCGCACTGATGGCGAGCAAGGGCGCCAGCGTGGTCGGCACCGACTGGCGGCAGCTGACCACCGTGCTCCCCGAGGTGCTCCCCCGCGGCTGATTTTGTGTCACATGCGGTCCGTACTTGCCTCCAGGAGGCAAGTACGGACCGCATGTGCCGAATAATCTCAGGGGGCGGCGAGGGTGGTGGCCCAGAGGGTGCCTAGCCAGGTGGCGTAGCGGTCGTCGGACCAGCCCTGGCGTACGACGAGGGTGCGCCACAGGGTGCCGTCGGTCATGGCGAACAGCACGTCACGGCACTCCTCCTCCGACACCGCCAACTGCCCGGTCTCCTTGGCCCGCAAGGCATGCACGCCCATGGCCGCGAATCGGGCGGCGTCGATCCCCTCGAGGAACACGGCGACGGCCGGCTCGGACTCGGCGGCGGTTTCAACGGCGAGGCGCAGCCCGGCGGTCCGCCGCATGACCACGGTGTTGACCGCGGCGAACAGGCGTAGCCGCGTCGGCAGGTCGGGTTCGGCGAACACGGCTTGCAGCTCGGGCCGTTCGAGCAGGTGGACGTCCTGCTCGTCGCCGCCGACGGCGATGTCCCAGGCCCGGTACAGCAGGGTCGGCTTGTTCCGGAAGGTCGCGTAGACGGTCTCCGCGGCGACCCCGGCCGTCCGCGCGATCTCGGCGATCGTGGTGCCGCCGTAGCCCCTGACCTCGAACGATTCCCGCGCGGCGGCGAGGATCCGCGCGCGGTTCTCCGCG encodes:
- a CDS encoding polyprenyl synthetase family protein, with the protein product MTALQPEQRAGILPLAAALTTPAIFRAISGLHPRLRAVAGYHCGLTDRHGVPMAARRGKMLRPALVFLAARSVGSGVERAVAGATAVQLVHEFSLLHDDIMDGDPERRGRLAAWRVFGTSVTLLAGDALLASAVATLDGLPAAQSELAAAMTRLCWGQAEDLHTGPEPSVAHWEQLAAAKSGALLAASCRIGAVLADADPTSTAELGRCGFHLGLAFQAIDDWLGIWGDPACTGKPVGTDIAARRLCLPVVFGLADPGPASRHLTELLLVESVPTLSDFASVVAALDLSHAGESTLAYARRHATLALDCLATLPLPPAVLGEWSELIRFLTARTA
- a CDS encoding MFS transporter, translating into MIFTGDFRRLFVGNSVSLLGSSVTTVALPLVAVVALHASPVDMGILGAAGFLPHLVLGLPAGVWVDRLPYKRILVLADLGQLVLIGSVPLAAAFGVLSLAQLYVVVVLAGVCALFDAVAGQSFTPMLVPREQLLSANSALMLTSSTVNVTGSALGTGLVALLAAPLAMIVDAASFLVAALCKLRITVPGVPVAVRHKADLFGGLRIAFTHPVLRPVTIAATLGALGGQMQNTVLALYLIHVLGFSPWLVGVLVTVAGVAGMLGALVTPTVTRRLGPGRTFVLGMLVSSLAGFVLVVGPALLSQVFRGVGPSLYGVNQQTFRQTLVAPDQVSRVNAGWRFLVYGTQPVGALLGGLSGTLDLRVTLVVSTALMLAGTALALPVTRSS
- the icmF gene encoding fused isobutyryl-CoA mutase/GTPase IcmF, translated to MSGTAALHKPSNPVRFITAASLFDGHDAAINIMRRILQSQGAEVIHLGHNRSVDEVVTAAIQEDAQGVAISAYQGGHVEYFTYLVELLRERGAGHVKVYGGGGGVIVPREIELLHSRGVARIFSPADGQHMGLAQMINTMVESCDTDLSETVPASWDGLFTGAQDALSRAITVIEAGKLSDQLRAAMADAVGDRRVPVLGITGTGGSGKSSLTDEMVRRFRLDQQDKLHIAVLAVDPSRRRGGGALLGDRIRMNCLDRERVFFRSMATRRAGAEVPDGLADAILACKAAGADLIVVETPGIGQGDAAIVPFVDHSLYVMTPEFGAASQLEKIDMLDFADAVAINKFERRGAEDARRDVARQLVRNREAFGSTWQDMPVFGTSAATFNDDGVTALYQHLLAELGFEHGVLPVVEGKVSTSASTIVPAARARYLSDIADTVRTYHKRTGEQVEAVRAHTHLVQAQKALDAAGKSTSDLSELVEASERKVDRDSADLLADWPRTVEQYSGDELVFRVRDKEIRTELTRETLSGNKVRRVSLPRFDDEGTLLRWLRNENLPGRFPYTAGVFPFKRDGEDPARMFAGEGDAFRTNKRFKLLSEGSAATRLSTAFDSVTLYGRDPDTPPDVYGKIGTSGVSIASLEDMKALYDGFDLTSPTTSVSMTINGPAPTILAYFLNTAIDQRVEAFRAEHDREPDAQESAELRAWALANVRGTVQADILKEDQGQNTCIFSTEFSLRMMADIQEWFIANKVRNFYSVSISGYHIAEAGANPISQLAFTLANGFTYVESYLARGMSIDDFAANLSFFFSNGMDAEYSVIGRVARRIWAVAMRDRYGANERSQKFKYHVQTSGRSLHAQEMNFNDIRTTLQALCALYDNCNSLHTNAYDEAVTTPTESSVRRAMAIQLIINKEWGLSMNENPLQGSFVIDELTDLVEEAVLAEFDRISERGGVLGAMETGYQRGRIQDESMLYEQRKHNGTLPLIGVNTFLAPQVDEGPVEIELARATEQEKESQVDRTLDFQHRHRSDAADALARLRTAATTGENVFAVLMDAARVCTLGQITEAFFEVGGQYRRNI
- a CDS encoding phosphatidylinositol-specific phospholipase C domain-containing protein; this translates as MRVSKVVVAVLALAGLTAGTASADGTGSLRLSEATTVGIHNTYDTAAYQYLAQSLDAGANLVELDAWFNVFTHKWNVSHSNPIGSDNNCVQAKSPTANLYGGTRNQNLNDCLDDINVWLGNHPGAGPLTVKIELKAGFAGNIGMGPDTLDSYVHNSLGSRVFRPIDLLGSYPTLDDAAKANNWPTRAAMAGKVMVEIIPGTVEEQNPTDHLWTDVEYAQYMKGLAAAGNLAQAQIFPAVHNAASGDPRTRYSDTSLRPWFVVFDGDASGYIDGGIDTSFYVNNHYFLIMTDAENVKPAIDDVNPTVQQAQDRVALMASKGASVVGTDWRQLTTVLPEVLPRG
- a CDS encoding TetR/AcrR family transcriptional regulator, whose amino-acid sequence is MGDVKRRYDASRRREQAAENRARILAAARESFEVRGYGGTTIAEIARTAGVAAETVYATFRNKPTLLYRAWDIAVGGDEQDVHLLERPELQAVFAEPDLPTRLRLFAAVNTVVMRRTAGLRLAVETAAESEPAVAVFLEGIDAARFAAMGVHALRAKETGQLAVSEEECRDVLFAMTDGTLWRTLVVRQGWSDDRYATWLGTLWATTLAAP